A window of Polaribacter litorisediminis contains these coding sequences:
- a CDS encoding glutamine synthetase III family protein: MSTIRFSALQETLNRRPLKVLETEKRSVLFGQNVFNKYAMQQYLTRAAYESVMNAIDKGTKIDRKIADQVAVSMKDWAVSKGATHYTHWFQPLTGATAEKHDAFFESINGSLAMEKFDGEQLVQQEPDASSFPSGGIRNTFEARGYTAWDPTSPAFIYDTTLCIPTIFVAYTGEALDNKTPLLRALQAIDTHATAVCKYFDKNALKVNATLGWEQEYFLIDDALALSRPDILMTGRTLLGHSPAKGQQLDDHYFGSIPARAMSFMQDLEQECMLLGIPVKTRHNEVAPNQFELAPIFEEANLAVDHNSLLMDVMGKVARRHHFKVLFHEKPFAGINGSGKHNNWSLSTANETNLLSPGKTPMKNLQFLTFFINTIKAVYEYEELLRASIASASNDHRLGANEAPPAIISVFIGRQLSAVLDELENVTKGKLSPQEKTDLKLNIIGKIPEILLDNTDRNRTSAFAFTGNKFEFRAVGSLSNCAKPMTVLNTIVAKQLKEFKMEVDALIDDKNLKKDEAIFNVLREYIKDSKKIRFEGDGYGNSWEKEAAKRGLSNHKTTPSALKVKISKKIVDLFEEMAVMNKVELQARYEIDLEEYTKRIQIESRVLGDIARNHIVPTAIIYQNTLLENTKNLKEIFGDEYKNIAKEQIEFIMVISNHITEINRLTKKMIDERKKANKLSVLKSAEFYCHKVRPYFEEIRYHCDKLETMIDDNLWPLTKYRELLFTR, from the coding sequence ATGTCAACAATTAGATTTTCGGCATTGCAAGAAACTTTAAATAGAAGGCCTTTAAAGGTTCTTGAGACTGAAAAAAGATCTGTTTTATTTGGTCAAAATGTTTTTAATAAATACGCTATGCAGCAGTATCTTACAAGAGCAGCATACGAAAGTGTTATGAATGCAATTGATAAAGGAACTAAAATTGACCGTAAAATAGCAGATCAAGTTGCCGTAAGTATGAAAGATTGGGCCGTCTCTAAAGGTGCAACACATTATACACATTGGTTTCAGCCATTAACAGGTGCTACAGCAGAAAAGCATGATGCTTTTTTTGAATCTATCAATGGTAGTTTAGCTATGGAAAAGTTTGATGGAGAACAACTGGTGCAACAAGAACCAGATGCTTCTAGTTTTCCTAGCGGAGGAATTAGAAATACTTTTGAAGCGAGAGGTTATACGGCCTGGGATCCTACATCCCCTGCGTTTATTTATGATACAACGCTGTGTATTCCAACAATTTTTGTAGCCTATACAGGTGAGGCTTTAGATAATAAAACACCATTATTAAGAGCTTTACAGGCAATTGACACGCATGCAACGGCTGTTTGTAAGTATTTTGATAAAAATGCATTGAAAGTGAATGCAACATTGGGGTGGGAACAGGAATATTTTTTAATAGACGATGCGCTAGCACTTTCAAGACCCGATATTTTAATGACAGGTAGAACTTTACTAGGTCATTCTCCTGCAAAAGGTCAGCAATTAGATGATCATTATTTTGGCAGTATTCCGGCAAGAGCCATGAGTTTTATGCAAGATTTAGAACAAGAATGTATGTTGTTAGGCATTCCTGTTAAAACAAGACATAATGAAGTGGCACCCAATCAGTTTGAATTAGCGCCCATTTTTGAAGAAGCAAATTTAGCTGTAGATCATAATTCTTTGCTCATGGATGTTATGGGGAAGGTAGCAAGACGTCATCACTTTAAAGTATTATTTCATGAAAAACCATTTGCCGGAATTAACGGTTCTGGGAAACATAACAACTGGTCCTTATCCACCGCAAATGAAACTAATTTATTGAGTCCGGGAAAAACCCCTATGAAAAATTTACAGTTTTTAACTTTTTTCATTAACACTATTAAGGCTGTTTATGAATATGAAGAACTTTTGAGAGCTTCTATTGCCTCTGCAAGTAATGATCATAGGTTAGGAGCAAATGAAGCGCCTCCTGCAATCATATCTGTATTTATTGGTCGTCAATTATCAGCAGTTTTAGATGAGTTAGAAAACGTGACTAAAGGCAAGCTTTCACCGCAAGAAAAAACGGATTTAAAATTAAATATTATTGGTAAAATTCCTGAAATTTTATTAGATAATACAGATAGAAATAGAACCTCAGCATTTGCCTTTACAGGAAATAAATTTGAGTTTAGAGCTGTAGGATCTTTGTCTAATTGTGCAAAACCCATGACGGTTTTAAATACTATTGTTGCCAAGCAATTAAAAGAATTTAAGATGGAAGTTGATGCTTTAATCGATGATAAAAACCTTAAAAAAGATGAAGCTATTTTTAATGTTTTAAGAGAATATATCAAAGATTCAAAAAAAATACGATTTGAGGGCGATGGCTACGGAAATTCTTGGGAAAAGGAAGCCGCAAAACGAGGTTTAAGCAATCATAAAACCACACCATCAGCATTAAAAGTAAAAATCTCTAAAAAGATCGTTGACTTGTTTGAAGAAATGGCGGTCATGAATAAGGTTGAATTGCAAGCTCGTTATGAAATTGATTTAGAAGAATATACAAAACGTATTCAAATAGAAAGTCGGGTTTTGGGAGATATTGCTAGAAACCACATAGTGCCAACTGCTATTATTTATCAAAATACATTACTAGAAAATACAAAGAATTTGAAAGAAATTTTTGGAGATGAATATAAAAATATCGCAAAAGAACAAATAGAATTTATCATGGTTATTTCTAATCATATTACAGAAATTAATAGGCTTACAAAAAAAATGATTGACGAACGGAAGAAAGCCAATAAATTAAGCGTTTTAAAGTCAGCTGAATTTTATTGTCATAAAGTTAGACCCTATTTTGAGGAGATTAGATATCACTGTGATAAATTAGAAACCATGATAGATGATAATTTATGGCCCTTAACAAAGTATAGAGAATTGCTGTTTACCAGATAA
- a CDS encoding glutamine synthetase beta-grasp domain-containing protein produces the protein MAKIKLEYIWLDGHFPTQNMRSKTKVEEHENFQATIEELDNWSFDGSSTEQASGGSSDCLLKPVAIYSDPTRVNGYLVMSEVLSADGTPHPTNARAQIDDDDNDFWFGFEQEYFLMDTKTDLPLGFPRGGFPGPQGKYYCSVGGRYTWGRDFVEEHADLCIDAGLNFEGINQEVAPGQWEFQLFAQGAKKAGDEIWIARYLLDRLTEKYGYYIEYHPKPVKGDWNGSGMHANFSNSVLRTCGSQETYEKICEAFRPVTKEHMEIYGEFNDERLTGLHETAHVSDFSYGVSDRGASIRIPIITVEKGWKGWLEDRRPASNGDPYKIAGRIIKTVNSANIS, from the coding sequence ATGGCAAAAATTAAATTAGAATACATTTGGCTAGATGGTCATTTTCCTACTCAAAACATGAGGAGTAAAACTAAAGTTGAAGAGCATGAAAACTTTCAAGCAACAATTGAAGAATTAGACAATTGGTCTTTTGATGGTAGCTCTACTGAACAGGCTTCTGGTGGTTCATCTGATTGTTTATTAAAACCTGTTGCAATCTATAGCGATCCTACTAGAGTAAATGGTTATTTGGTAATGTCTGAAGTTTTAAGCGCAGATGGCACACCACATCCTACGAATGCAAGAGCTCAAATTGATGATGATGATAATGATTTTTGGTTCGGTTTTGAGCAAGAATATTTCTTGATGGACACAAAAACTGATTTACCTTTAGGTTTTCCACGTGGTGGATTTCCTGGACCTCAAGGTAAATATTACTGCTCTGTAGGTGGTAGATATACATGGGGTAGAGATTTTGTTGAAGAACATGCAGATTTATGTATTGACGCTGGCTTAAATTTTGAAGGAATTAATCAAGAAGTAGCACCAGGACAATGGGAATTTCAATTATTTGCACAAGGCGCAAAAAAAGCAGGTGACGAGATTTGGATTGCACGTTATTTACTAGATAGATTAACTGAGAAGTATGGTTATTACATTGAATATCACCCAAAACCTGTAAAAGGAGACTGGAATGGTTCTGGTATGCATGCAAACTTCTCTAACTCTGTTTTAAGAACTTGTGGTTCTCAAGAAACTTATGAGAAAATTTGTGAGGCATTTAGACCAGTAACAAAAGAACATATGGAGATTTATGGAGAGTTTAATGATGAACGTTTAACAGGTTTACATGAAACTGCTCACGTTTCTGATTTCTCTTATGGAGTATCAGATAGAGGAGCTTCAATCAGAATTCCAATTATTACTGTAGAAAAAGGCTGGAAAGGTTGGCTAGAAGACAGAAGACCAGCTTCTAATGGTGATCCTTACAAGATTGCAGGTAGAATTATAAAAACTGTAAATTCTGCTAATATTAGCTAG
- a CDS encoding DUF4136 domain-containing protein translates to MKKITLFLFGTILMMSCSGIKVATDYDSKVDFSQYKTFAFYRPGIDRADISDLDKKRVLRAIEFELVAQGFVKSDDPDLLISIFTKSRRKVNVQQNSNWGYGFGWGFNPWMGSMNNINVNEYTEGTLFIDFIDKEKKELVWQGIGTGALKIENRDKKEERIKLFVKEIISRFPPDRKR, encoded by the coding sequence ATGAAAAAAATAACACTATTTTTATTTGGTACAATTTTAATGATGTCTTGTAGTGGGATTAAAGTAGCTACAGATTATGATAGTAAGGTAGATTTTAGTCAATATAAAACATTTGCTTTTTATAGGCCAGGAATAGATAGGGCAGATATTTCTGATTTAGATAAAAAACGAGTTTTACGAGCAATAGAGTTTGAGTTAGTGGCTCAAGGATTTGTAAAATCGGATGATCCTGATTTGCTTATAAGTATTTTTACAAAATCAAGGAGAAAAGTAAATGTGCAACAAAATAGTAATTGGGGTTATGGTTTTGGCTGGGGTTTTAATCCTTGGATGGGCTCCATGAATAATATCAACGTAAATGAGTATACAGAAGGTACTTTATTTATCGATTTTATTGATAAGGAAAAGAAAGAATTAGTTTGGCAGGGAATAGGAACAGGTGCTTTAAAAATTGAAAACAGAGATAAGAAAGAAGAAAGGATTAAATTATTTGTTAAAGAAATTATTTCTAGATTTCCGCCAGATAGAAAAAGATAA
- a CDS encoding methylmalonyl-CoA mutase family protein, translating to MKQKPPYKPTHKVRIVTAAALFDGHDAAINIMRRIIQSTGVEVIHLGHDRSVEEVVNCAIQEDVNAIAITSYQGGHNEYFKYMYDLLQEKGAGHIKIFGGGGGVILPEEIKELMDYGITRIYAPDDGRAMGLQGMINDLVKTSEIAYPSLPKGKELQSGSKENGIVCNEDASWLLELGDEKVLQNLKNKEVTTIARLISLAENNHEAFAKIFSPLGKLKGASCPVLGITGTGGSGKSSLVDELVRRFLIDFPEKTIGLISVDPSKRKTGGALLGDRIRMNAINNERVYMRSLATRQSNLALSKYVNEAVQVLKAAEFDLIILETSGIGQSDTEIIEHSDTSLYVMTPEFGAATQLEKIDMLDFADLVAINKFDKRGALDAVRDVKKQYMRNNNLWHIHMDDMPVYGTIASQFNDPGMNTLYKSIMNKLVEKTGVDLKSTIEITREMSEKIFVIPPARVRYLSEIAESNRAYDKKANKQVVVAQKLYGIYQTILSITENESNSSYKQTNKSYITKTGLDQDEILKQVPTDEIPFIKLLFAQFEKVKMNFDPYNWEIILTWQEKVQKYKDPIYTFKVRDKEIKIETHSESLSHSQIPKIALPKYQAWGDLLRWNLQENVPGEFPFTAGLYPFKRTGEDPTRMFAGEGRPERTNRRFHYVSLGMDAKRLSTAFDSVTLYGNDPGHRPDIYGKIGNAGVSICCLDDAKKLYSGFDLSHHMTSVSMTINGPAPMLLGFFMNAAIDQNCEKYIKEHQLEEHVEAKYKEIYDSKGLERPVYQGKLPEGNNGLGLMLLGLTGDLVLPQNVYQQIKKDTLAQVRGTVQADILKEDQAQNTCIFSTEFALRLMGDVQEYFIEKQVRNFYSVSISGYHIAEAGANPITQLALTLSNGFTYVEYYLSRGMDINKFGPNLSFFFSNGIDPEYSVIGRVARKIWAKAMKIKYGANPRAQMLKYHIQTSGRSLHAQEIDFNDIRTTLQALYAINDNCNSLHTNAYDEAITTPTEESVRRAMAIQLIINKELGLTKNENPIQGAFIIEELTDLVEEAVLLEFDRITERGGVLGAMETMYQRSKIQEESMYYETLKHNGEFPIIGVNTFLSSKGSPTVQPEEIIRATEEEKQFQIKTKELLNKANPNKVVEQIEILQEAAIQNENLFDKLMEATKVCSLGQITEALFKVGGQYRRNM from the coding sequence ATGAAACAAAAACCACCATACAAGCCTACACATAAAGTAAGAATCGTAACTGCTGCAGCCCTTTTTGACGGGCATGATGCTGCCATAAATATTATGCGTAGAATTATACAATCTACAGGGGTTGAAGTGATTCATTTAGGCCATGACAGATCTGTAGAAGAAGTCGTTAATTGTGCCATTCAAGAAGATGTAAATGCAATTGCAATTACCTCTTATCAAGGAGGACATAATGAGTATTTTAAGTATATGTATGATTTGTTGCAAGAAAAAGGAGCAGGTCATATTAAGATTTTTGGCGGTGGTGGTGGTGTAATTCTTCCTGAAGAGATTAAAGAATTGATGGATTATGGAATTACAAGAATTTATGCTCCTGATGACGGAAGAGCCATGGGTTTACAAGGAATGATTAATGATTTAGTAAAAACTTCTGAAATAGCTTATCCTAGCCTTCCCAAAGGGAAGGAACTCCAATCTGGCTCAAAAGAAAATGGAATCGTTTGCAATGAAGACGCTTCTTGGTTGTTGGAATTAGGTGATGAAAAGGTTTTACAAAATTTAAAGAACAAAGAAGTTACTACAATTGCTCGTTTAATTTCTCTAGCAGAAAATAATCACGAGGCTTTCGCAAAGATTTTTTCCCCTTTGGGGAAATTAAAAGGGGCTTCCTGTCCTGTTTTAGGAATTACTGGAACCGGTGGCTCAGGAAAATCTTCTTTAGTGGATGAATTAGTACGTCGTTTTTTAATTGATTTTCCAGAAAAAACAATTGGTTTAATATCTGTAGATCCATCAAAAAGAAAAACGGGTGGTGCACTTTTAGGGGATAGAATTAGAATGAATGCCATTAATAATGAACGCGTTTATATGCGTTCTTTAGCAACCCGTCAATCTAATTTAGCGTTATCAAAATATGTAAATGAGGCCGTACAAGTTTTAAAAGCGGCAGAATTCGATTTAATTATTTTAGAAACTTCTGGAATTGGGCAATCTGATACTGAAATTATTGAGCATTCTGATACCTCTTTATATGTAATGACTCCTGAATTTGGTGCTGCTACGCAATTAGAAAAAATTGATATGCTAGATTTTGCGGATTTAGTAGCCATTAATAAATTTGATAAAAGAGGTGCTTTAGACGCAGTAAGAGATGTGAAAAAACAATACATGCGCAACAATAATTTGTGGCATATTCACATGGATGACATGCCGGTTTATGGTACCATTGCATCACAATTTAATGATCCAGGAATGAATACTTTATATAAAAGTATTATGAATAAATTGGTTGAAAAAACTGGAGTCGATTTAAAATCGACGATAGAAATTACCAGAGAAATGTCTGAAAAGATTTTTGTGATTCCGCCAGCAAGAGTTCGTTATTTATCAGAAATTGCAGAAAGTAATAGAGCATATGACAAAAAGGCAAATAAGCAAGTTGTTGTTGCTCAAAAATTATATGGAATTTATCAAACGATTTTATCAATCACGGAAAACGAAAGTAATTCATCATACAAACAAACTAACAAATCTTATATTACAAAAACAGGACTTGATCAAGATGAAATTCTGAAACAGGTGCCTACCGACGAAATTCCTTTTATCAAACTTTTATTTGCTCAATTCGAAAAAGTAAAAATGAATTTTGACCCTTACAATTGGGAAATCATTCTAACGTGGCAAGAAAAAGTTCAGAAATATAAAGATCCTATTTATACATTTAAAGTTCGTGATAAAGAAATTAAGATAGAAACACATTCTGAATCCCTCTCTCATTCTCAAATACCAAAAATTGCATTACCAAAATACCAAGCTTGGGGAGATTTATTACGTTGGAATCTACAAGAAAATGTTCCAGGAGAATTCCCATTTACAGCGGGCTTATACCCTTTTAAAAGAACTGGCGAAGACCCAACCAGAATGTTTGCTGGTGAAGGGAGACCAGAAAGAACGAATCGTAGATTTCACTATGTGAGTTTAGGAATGGATGCAAAACGTCTGTCAACGGCCTTTGATTCTGTAACCTTGTACGGAAATGACCCTGGACACAGACCCGATATTTATGGTAAAATAGGAAACGCTGGGGTTTCGATTTGTTGTTTAGACGACGCTAAAAAACTGTATTCTGGTTTTGATTTAAGTCACCATATGACCTCTGTTTCTATGACCATCAACGGGCCAGCTCCGATGTTATTAGGCTTCTTTATGAACGCTGCCATCGATCAGAATTGTGAGAAATACATCAAAGAGCATCAATTAGAGGAACATGTTGAAGCTAAATATAAAGAAATTTACGATTCCAAAGGTTTAGAAAGACCCGTTTATCAAGGAAAACTACCTGAAGGAAATAATGGTTTAGGCTTGATGCTTTTAGGGCTCACTGGAGATTTAGTATTGCCTCAAAATGTATATCAACAAATAAAAAAAGACACGTTAGCGCAAGTTAGAGGAACGGTTCAGGCAGATATTTTAAAAGAAGATCAAGCACAAAATACGTGCATTTTCTCAACAGAATTTGCATTAAGATTGATGGGAGATGTGCAAGAATACTTCATTGAAAAACAAGTAAGAAACTTTTATTCAGTTTCTATTTCTGGATATCATATTGCTGAAGCTGGTGCAAATCCTATTACGCAATTGGCATTGACTTTGTCTAACGGATTTACGTATGTTGAGTATTATTTATCCCGCGGAATGGATATTAATAAATTTGGTCCAAACTTATCGTTTTTCTTTTCAAACGGAATTGATCCTGAATATTCTGTAATTGGTCGTGTTGCTCGTAAAATTTGGGCAAAAGCGATGAAAATTAAATATGGCGCAAACCCAAGAGCCCAAATGTTAAAGTATCATATTCAGACTTCTGGCCGTTCTTTGCACGCTCAAGAAATCGATTTTAATGATATCCGAACTACCTTGCAAGCTTTATACGCCATTAATGATAATTGCAATTCTTTACACACCAATGCTTATGATGAAGCAATTACCACTCCAACAGAAGAATCTGTAAGAAGAGCGATGGCAATTCAGTTAATTATCAATAAAGAATTAGGCTTAACGAAAAATGAAAACCCGATTCAAGGTGCTTTTATCATTGAAGAATTAACCGACTTAGTAGAAGAAGCTGTGTTGTTAGAATTCGATCGAATTACAGAACGTGGTGGTGTTTTAGGTGCGATGGAAACGATGTACCAACGCTCTAAAATACAGGAAGAAAGTATGTATTACGAAACGTTAAAACACAATGGAGAATTCCCGATTATTGGTGTAAATACATTTTTAAGTTCCAAAGGATCGCCAACCGTGCAGCCAGAAGAAATAATTCGTGCCACGGAAGAAGAAAAACAATTTCAAATTAAAACAAAAGAATTATTGAATAAGGCAAATCCTAATAAAGTTGTGGAACAAATTGAAATTTTACAGGAAGCTGCTATTCAAAATGAAAATTTATTTGATAAATTAATGGAAGCAACGAAAGTTTGTTCTTTAGGACAAATTACGGAAGCGTTGTTTAAAGTTGGTGGGCAATATCGAAGAAATATGTAA